A genomic region of Stenotrophomonas sp. NA06056 contains the following coding sequences:
- a CDS encoding DnaJ domain-containing protein, whose product MRWYGKLLGFIAGALLFRPNPLFGAVVGLLIGHAFDSDWFRLNKENPYRELGLTSEATDAEVERAYRKLISQYHPDKLGGAAPELQQQAEQKSRRINAAYDRIKTLRKR is encoded by the coding sequence ATGCGCTGGTACGGAAAACTGCTCGGTTTCATCGCCGGGGCCTTGCTGTTCCGGCCCAATCCGCTGTTCGGCGCGGTGGTCGGCCTGTTGATCGGCCATGCTTTCGACTCGGACTGGTTCCGCCTGAACAAGGAGAACCCGTACCGCGAGCTGGGGCTGACCTCCGAGGCCACCGATGCCGAGGTCGAGCGCGCCTACCGCAAGCTGATCTCCCAGTACCACCCCGACAAGCTGGGCGGCGCCGCCCCCGAGCTGCAGCAGCAGGCCGAGCAGAAGTCGCGGCGCATCAACGCCGCCTACGACCGCATCAAGACCCTGCGCAAGCGCTGA